A stretch of the Moritella sp. Urea-trap-13 genome encodes the following:
- a CDS encoding MATE family efflux transporter, whose translation MKDKHGLLSAPVSQVMTKMAVPMGYGLLAVLGFSLVDTYFVSLLGTQALAAISFTFPVTFFVSALAMGLGTGLSACLARLLGQGQHQDAARLTSDGLLLALTTVLTVAFIGINSIEPLFRLLGASDTLMVYIQDYMFYWYLAIPFLVIPMVGNAAIRATGDTKTPSRVMIIAGFMNGLLDPLLIFGLGPFPELGVKGAAIASGLSWLITFAVAIYLLRYREQLLLLTKPNLTSMLKNWRKIAAIGMPASLTNMLSPVNNAFVMWQLAAFSTTAVAAYGAGTRLEAILLIGMIAVSSMLSPFIAQNSSANKPQRCLTAIKLAIRYALISQLAIYLLIALTAPYIATLFSDDVAVISHLSLYLYIIPASFAMQGIMMAVASSLNGFNRPMSALSLSVLRSLLIISLSSIGGYYDGERGIFFGIASANVLVGLLALYYAQQLQQELRNDLHPKAVPTTGK comes from the coding sequence TTGAAAGATAAACACGGCCTGCTCTCCGCTCCCGTTTCTCAAGTAATGACAAAAATGGCCGTGCCTATGGGTTACGGTTTATTAGCCGTGCTTGGCTTTAGCTTAGTGGATACTTACTTTGTCAGCTTACTGGGTACACAGGCATTAGCCGCGATCAGTTTTACCTTCCCGGTTACCTTCTTTGTCTCAGCATTAGCCATGGGCTTAGGCACAGGTTTATCCGCTTGTTTAGCGCGTTTATTAGGTCAAGGCCAGCACCAAGATGCCGCGCGGTTAACCTCTGATGGTTTATTGTTAGCACTCACTACAGTACTAACGGTCGCGTTCATTGGCATTAACAGCATAGAACCGTTATTTAGACTGCTCGGTGCCAGCGATACCTTGATGGTTTATATCCAAGATTATATGTTCTACTGGTACCTCGCGATCCCCTTTTTAGTCATTCCTATGGTAGGCAATGCCGCCATCCGCGCCACCGGTGACACCAAAACTCCCAGCAGAGTCATGATAATAGCTGGTTTTATGAATGGCCTGCTCGACCCGTTATTAATTTTTGGACTTGGTCCGTTCCCTGAACTCGGCGTCAAAGGTGCTGCTATTGCGTCTGGTCTGTCGTGGTTAATAACCTTTGCGGTGGCGATCTATTTATTACGCTATCGTGAACAACTGCTGCTATTAACTAAACCAAATCTGACTAGCATGCTTAAAAATTGGCGTAAGATTGCCGCGATCGGTATGCCAGCCTCGTTAACCAATATGCTTAGCCCAGTAAACAATGCGTTTGTAATGTGGCAATTGGCGGCATTTAGCACCACAGCAGTGGCAGCTTATGGTGCAGGTACTCGCCTAGAAGCGATTTTATTAATAGGCATGATCGCCGTGAGTTCGATGCTCTCGCCTTTTATTGCTCAAAACTCGTCAGCGAATAAGCCACAACGTTGTTTAACAGCCATCAAGCTGGCGATCCGTTATGCATTAATATCACAACTGGCTATTTATCTGCTGATTGCTTTAACCGCCCCGTATATCGCTACTTTATTCAGTGATGATGTGGCTGTGATCAGCCACCTATCGTTATACCTATATATCATCCCAGCATCATTTGCGATGCAAGGTATTATGATGGCCGTCGCGTCGAGCCTAAACGGCTTTAATCGACCTATGTCAGCACTGAGTCTTAGCGTGCTGCGTTCACTGTTAATCATTAGCTTGTCGAGTATTGGCGGTTATTATGATGGTGAGAGAGGCATCTTCTTTGGTATCGCCAGTGCCAACGTATTAGTTGGTTTATTAGCCTTGTACTACGCCCAGCAATTACAACAGGAATTGCGTAATGACTTACATCCTAAGGCTGTGCCGACAACAGGGAAATAA
- a CDS encoding recombinase family protein, producing MTGRIFAYCRISTSEQTTANQILAIRNAGYEISDDRVISETISGSIQAFKREQFKLLVEHKLEANDQLIVLKLDRLGRDNIDVQQTIEKLTKRGIKVISLDLPIKDLSSSEGKLMLQMFSAFAEFERNRIRERTKDGLERAKSEGTKLGRPKGSLATTTNVQACKLEGLSQSQSAEKLSIGIATIKRHWNK from the coding sequence ATGACAGGTCGCATATTTGCATATTGCAGGATCTCAACTTCAGAGCAAACTACAGCTAATCAAATTCTAGCAATTAGAAATGCTGGATATGAAATCTCAGATGACAGGGTGATTAGTGAAACGATTAGTGGCTCAATCCAAGCTTTTAAACGTGAACAGTTCAAGTTGTTAGTGGAACATAAATTAGAAGCTAATGATCAACTTATCGTTTTAAAATTAGATCGATTAGGTCGTGACAACATTGATGTTCAGCAAACTATCGAAAAGCTAACAAAGCGAGGAATAAAGGTTATAAGTTTAGATCTACCAATCAAAGACCTATCAAGTTCAGAGGGTAAATTGATGTTACAAATGTTCTCAGCTTTTGCCGAGTTCGAACGCAACCGAATTAGAGAAAGGACAAAAGACGGTTTGGAACGTGCTAAAAGTGAAGGAACAAAACTCGGTAGACCTAAAGGTTCATTAGCAACTACAACAAATGTTCAAGCCTGCAAACTTGAAGGGTTATCCCAATCACAAAGTGCTGAAAAACTTAGTATTGGTATTGCTACGATAAAGAGACATTGGAATAAATGA
- a CDS encoding AraC family transcriptional regulator encodes MIIKKLIEKSLQIFESKTEAVIALQEDNKFFLIKHHDDLDSKCYFSKPFFCLILQGVREVIMGGRMFEVRKGQSFIGTHNSPMMSSITKASSEKPYIALVLNIDFNIIRSLYEKLEEFSFTMIEETSGEVKDTNEELLDSLFRLMLVSQNKIDSLVLCPQIYREVHYRLLQAPYGQKIRTLLRVDSHARHISKAIVIIRTKYNETLIIANLAKSVGMSSSSFHNHFKSITKLTPLQYQKNLRLLKAKMLIKTKGISVTAAAFEVGYKSKNQFSREYTRKFNVSPSSDRSL; translated from the coding sequence ATGATCATAAAAAAATTAATTGAGAAGTCGCTACAGATATTTGAATCTAAAACAGAGGCTGTAATCGCGCTACAAGAGGATAATAAGTTTTTTTTAATCAAACATCACGATGATCTTGACTCTAAATGCTATTTTTCAAAACCATTTTTCTGTTTAATTCTGCAAGGCGTCAGAGAAGTAATTATGGGAGGGCGAATGTTTGAAGTGAGGAAGGGACAATCTTTCATTGGCACTCATAACTCCCCTATGATGTCGAGTATTACTAAAGCAAGTAGCGAGAAACCTTATATAGCTCTAGTTCTAAATATAGACTTTAACATCATTAGATCTCTTTATGAAAAACTTGAAGAGTTTTCTTTTACAATGATAGAAGAAACGTCAGGAGAGGTTAAAGATACTAACGAGGAGTTATTAGATTCATTATTCAGATTAATGCTCGTATCACAAAATAAAATTGATTCTTTGGTATTATGTCCTCAAATTTATAGAGAGGTCCATTACAGACTTCTGCAAGCACCTTATGGGCAAAAGATTAGAACTTTATTGAGAGTGGATAGCCATGCACGTCATATATCAAAGGCTATAGTAATTATACGAACAAAATATAATGAAACATTAATTATTGCTAATCTAGCAAAATCAGTTGGTATGAGTTCTTCATCCTTTCATAATCACTTTAAATCTATTACTAAATTGACACCATTACAGTATCAGAAAAACTTGAGACTGTTAAAAGCAAAAATGCTTATTAAAACAAAAGGCATAAGTGTAACAGCAGCAGCTTTTGAAGTTGGCTATAAAAGCAAAAATCAATTTAGCAGAGAGTACACTAGAAAGTTTAACGTAAGTCCCAGTTCAGATAGGTCATTATAA
- the aspA gene encoding aspartate ammonia-lyase — MTVLATDFIQETRLETDLLGVKKIPTQAYYGIHTLRAMENFRISNEKIGDCPEFVRGMVKTKKAAALANGILGTIPEDISDAIVNACDTLLATDHFYNQFPVDAFQGGAGTSVNMNTNEVIANIALEKMGHAKGAYSHINPNDHVNKSQSTNDAYPTGFRVALFERSNAVLTALTSLSETFLTKSLEFNDVLKMGRTQLQDAVPMTLGQEFRAFGITLREEIKSIKRCQELLLEVNLGATAIGTGLNTPIGYSELAIAKLAEITGHAFVPAEDLVEATSDCGAYVMLSSGLKRLAVKLSKICNDLRLLSSGPRTGLNEINLPEMQAGSSIMPAKVNPVIPEVVNQVAFKVCGNDLTITMAAEAGQLQLNVMEPVIGQCLFESLSLLENACFTLQDKCVKGITANRKVCQDFVLNSIGIITYLNPFIGHHEGDVIGKICAETGKNVREVVLERGLLSAEELDEIFSIENLMNPKYTAQRFAKAV; from the coding sequence ATGACTGTATTAGCAACCGACTTCATTCAAGAAACCCGTTTAGAAACTGACTTATTAGGTGTTAAAAAAATTCCTACACAAGCGTATTACGGCATTCATACATTAAGAGCGATGGAAAACTTCCGCATCAGTAATGAAAAGATCGGCGACTGTCCTGAATTTGTACGTGGCATGGTAAAAACCAAAAAAGCAGCAGCATTAGCCAATGGTATTTTAGGCACTATTCCAGAAGACATTAGTGACGCGATCGTTAACGCTTGTGACACGCTGCTAGCTACCGACCATTTCTACAATCAATTTCCGGTTGATGCATTCCAAGGTGGTGCCGGTACATCGGTAAACATGAATACTAATGAAGTGATCGCCAATATCGCCTTAGAGAAAATGGGCCATGCTAAAGGTGCTTATAGCCACATCAACCCCAATGATCACGTCAATAAAAGCCAAAGTACCAACGATGCTTACCCAACCGGGTTCCGTGTGGCTTTGTTTGAACGCAGCAATGCGGTATTAACAGCATTAACCTCATTAAGCGAAACGTTCTTAACTAAATCACTCGAGTTTAACGACGTATTAAAAATGGGCCGTACCCAGTTACAAGACGCGGTACCGATGACTCTTGGTCAAGAATTCCGTGCTTTTGGTATTACCTTAAGAGAAGAAATAAAAAGCATCAAGCGTTGCCAAGAATTACTGCTTGAGGTTAACTTAGGCGCAACCGCTATTGGCACAGGTTTAAATACCCCTATCGGTTATTCAGAACTGGCGATTGCTAAGCTAGCTGAGATTACTGGTCATGCATTTGTACCTGCTGAAGATTTAGTCGAAGCAACCTCTGACTGTGGTGCTTATGTGATGTTGTCGAGTGGATTAAAACGCTTAGCAGTAAAACTATCTAAAATTTGTAACGATTTACGCCTACTTTCTTCTGGTCCTCGTACTGGTTTAAATGAAATTAACCTACCAGAAATGCAAGCTGGTTCATCAATTATGCCAGCAAAAGTGAACCCGGTGATCCCAGAAGTAGTGAACCAAGTGGCATTTAAAGTATGTGGTAACGATTTAACCATCACCATGGCTGCTGAAGCAGGACAATTACAATTGAATGTAATGGAGCCTGTGATTGGTCAATGCCTATTTGAATCATTATCGTTATTAGAAAATGCGTGTTTCACGCTACAAGATAAATGTGTTAAAGGCATTACGGCTAATCGCAAGGTATGCCAAGATTTTGTCTTAAACTCGATCGGTATTATCACTTATCTAAATCCATTTATTGGTCATCATGAAGGTGATGTTATCGGTAAAATCTGTGCTGAAACAGGTAAGAATGTACGTGAAGTGGTGCTAGAGCGTGGTTTATTGTCTGCGGAAGAGTTAGACGAGATCTTCTCTATCGAAAACTTAATGAATCCAAAATACACAGCACAACGTTTCGCTAAAGCAGTTTAA
- a CDS encoding phage integrase SAM-like domain-containing protein — protein sequence MSTENSEKLRNYIKTISNDTSLLDPFLKLMNKQYKEKPITLFDGLSVYRQSNTNNYSYRINNPLWGVINERKSCKTPDIEQAKIIALEAWSRYKVMNEFDLISKQGETFIQFAERIVIPPLIIHKDHLDKQHSQEVTSQIKKQIKQKFNAVNKRINHLRKNCHFLHNKLITELRLKDFEDFAIFTLNNVNALSKDTFDNYMTVVRDVLNAAVSEGVITSKPDTTLNKRVKDMFNKKSARLDLSSQDINLIFTELKQAIQLNKDNLSDSATSKFSLGKLKKLENYLYYLEFILATGTRAGDECFTIKWCDFDIVEMDVNSKSVFDYYCNITSGKIENKSGGGRKILISKGSEKSNIFQDCLSPLAKLHGFDGIKSAIQSKSNGYIFSADLKDVQRYLKKWKIFSVEFTPYQFRHTYITKKIIETSEPLDRISKQCGNSVNEIQKSYNHATTLRYRAEELSK from the coding sequence ATGTCTACTGAAAATTCAGAAAAACTGCGTAATTATATAAAAACCATATCTAATGATACTAGCCTCTTAGACCCCTTTCTAAAGCTGATGAATAAGCAGTATAAAGAGAAGCCTATAACCTTATTTGATGGGCTTTCAGTATATAGACAGAGCAATACCAACAACTATTCATATCGAATTAATAATCCATTATGGGGAGTTATTAATGAACGCAAGAGTTGTAAAACACCTGATATTGAACAAGCTAAAATAATAGCGCTAGAAGCTTGGAGTCGTTACAAGGTGATGAATGAGTTCGATTTAATCTCTAAACAAGGTGAAACATTTATTCAGTTTGCTGAACGGATAGTAATACCACCACTCATCATTCATAAAGACCATTTAGATAAACAACATTCTCAAGAGGTAACATCTCAGATTAAGAAACAGATTAAACAGAAATTTAATGCTGTAAATAAACGTATTAACCATTTGAGAAAAAATTGTCATTTCCTACATAACAAACTAATAACAGAACTAAGGTTGAAAGACTTTGAAGATTTTGCAATTTTTACATTAAACAATGTGAATGCGTTATCAAAAGATACGTTTGATAACTACATGACGGTTGTTAGGGATGTTTTAAATGCAGCTGTATCTGAGGGTGTAATAACATCTAAACCAGACACCACACTTAATAAACGTGTGAAAGATATGTTTAATAAAAAGTCTGCAAGATTGGACTTATCATCACAAGACATAAACCTAATTTTCACTGAGCTAAAACAAGCTATACAACTCAATAAAGATAACCTTAGCGATTCTGCAACGTCTAAGTTTTCATTAGGTAAGCTCAAAAAACTAGAAAATTATCTATATTACTTAGAGTTTATACTAGCTACAGGTACACGAGCTGGTGACGAGTGTTTTACGATCAAATGGTGTGATTTCGATATTGTAGAAATGGATGTTAATAGCAAGTCGGTATTTGATTACTACTGCAATATAACAAGCGGGAAAATTGAGAATAAAAGTGGAGGGGGTAGAAAGATACTAATTTCTAAGGGTTCTGAAAAATCAAACATTTTTCAAGATTGTTTGTCACCATTAGCCAAGTTACACGGTTTTGATGGCATTAAATCAGCTATTCAATCTAAGTCAAATGGTTACATTTTTTCGGCAGATCTGAAAGACGTCCAAAGATACTTAAAAAAATGGAAAATATTCAGTGTTGAGTTTACCCCTTACCAATTTAGGCACACCTATATCACTAAGAAAATAATTGAAACCTCTGAACCTTTAGATCGCATAAGCAAGCAGTGTGGGAATTCAGTAAACGAGATTCAAAAGTCGTATAACCATGCAACTACGTTGCGATACAGAGCAGAAGAATTGTCTAAATAG
- the rfaH gene encoding transcription/translation regulatory transformer protein RfaH, translated as MKNQHNHWFLLYCKGREELRAVHNLENQYVESFFVSVPVEKIIRGKKIIKEEPLFPNYVFVKLDTEKNNFNSIRSTRGVIDFVKCGIEYVKVPISLIDKLKIYHKEESELVFKKNDKLFINSGPFKGLNAIYRCPDGLSRSIVLVNILQGQSRVKIPNENIKVIKHDVL; from the coding sequence ATGAAAAATCAACATAACCATTGGTTTTTACTTTATTGTAAAGGCAGAGAAGAATTGAGAGCCGTGCACAATTTAGAAAATCAATATGTTGAAAGTTTTTTTGTTTCAGTTCCTGTAGAAAAAATAATTCGTGGTAAAAAAATTATAAAAGAAGAACCATTATTCCCTAATTATGTTTTTGTTAAGCTCGATACAGAAAAAAATAATTTTAATAGTATCAGGTCAACTCGAGGTGTAATTGATTTTGTGAAATGTGGTATCGAATATGTAAAAGTTCCCATTTCATTAATTGATAAATTAAAAATATATCACAAAGAAGAAAGTGAACTAGTATTTAAGAAGAATGATAAGTTATTCATAAATAGTGGCCCTTTTAAAGGGTTGAATGCTATATACAGATGCCCTGATGGGCTTAGCCGTTCTATTGTTCTAGTCAATATTTTACAAGGTCAGAGTCGAGTTAAAATACCAAATGAAAATATCAAGGTAATTAAACATGATGTGTTGTAA
- a CDS encoding co-chaperone GroES, giving the protein MTIRPLHDRVIVRRQEQETKSAGGIVLTGASASLSTRGEVIAVGNGRLIDSGEVRPLAVSVGDTVIFNEGYGVKAEKIDGKEVLIMSEADILAVVE; this is encoded by the coding sequence ATGACAATTCGTCCACTACACGATCGTGTGATCGTTCGTCGCCAAGAGCAAGAAACTAAATCAGCAGGCGGTATCGTACTTACTGGTGCATCAGCGTCATTATCTACTCGCGGTGAAGTTATTGCCGTTGGTAACGGTCGTTTAATTGATAGCGGTGAAGTACGTCCTTTAGCAGTTAGCGTTGGCGATACAGTTATTTTTAATGAAGGTTATGGCGTTAAAGCTGAAAAGATTGATGGCAAAGAAGTTTTAATCATGAGCGAAGCCGATATTTTAGCAGTAGTTGAATAA
- the groL gene encoding chaperonin GroEL (60 kDa chaperone family; promotes refolding of misfolded polypeptides especially under stressful conditions; forms two stacked rings of heptamers to form a barrel-shaped 14mer; ends can be capped by GroES; misfolded proteins enter the barrel where they are refolded when GroES binds), whose product MAKDVKFGLDARDKMLNGVNILANAVKVTLGPKGRNVVIDKSFGAPLITKDGVTVAKEIQLEDKFENMGAQMLKEVASQANDAAGDGTTTATVLAQAIVNEGLKAVAAGMNPMDLKRGIDQAVKAAVVELKKLSVPCLDTKAVEQVGTISANSDASVGKIIAEAMDRVGKEGVITVEDGQALEDELDVVEGMQFDRGYLSPYFITNQETGSVELESPFILLVDKKVSSIRELLPVLEGVAKASKPLLIIAEDLEGEALATLVVNNMRGIVKVAAVKAPGFGDRRKAMLQDIAVLTAGTVISEEIGMELEKATTAELGQAKRIIITKDETTIIDGIGDDATIKGRVAQIRKQIEDSSSDYDKEKLQERVAKLSGGVAVIKVGAATEIEMKEKKARVDDALHATRAAVEEGVVAGGGVALVRAAAAVQGLEGANQDQTVGIKVALKAMEAPLRQIVQNAGDEASVVANNVRAGEGSYGYNAGTGEYGDMIEMGILDPTKVTRSALQFAASVAGLMITTEAMIADAPVEGGSSAMPDMGGMGGMGGMM is encoded by the coding sequence ATGGCTAAAGACGTAAAATTCGGCTTAGACGCACGTGATAAAATGCTTAACGGCGTAAACATCCTAGCGAACGCAGTAAAAGTAACATTGGGTCCTAAAGGCCGTAACGTTGTTATCGATAAAAGCTTCGGCGCACCACTTATCACTAAAGATGGTGTTACTGTTGCGAAAGAAATCCAACTAGAAGACAAATTCGAAAACATGGGCGCACAAATGCTGAAGGAAGTTGCTTCTCAAGCAAATGACGCAGCTGGTGACGGTACAACAACTGCAACAGTACTTGCACAAGCAATTGTGAACGAAGGCCTGAAAGCGGTTGCTGCGGGCATGAACCCGATGGATCTGAAACGTGGTATTGACCAAGCGGTTAAAGCAGCTGTTGTAGAACTAAAAAAATTATCAGTACCTTGTTTAGATACCAAAGCGGTTGAACAAGTTGGTACTATCTCGGCAAACTCTGATGCAAGCGTAGGTAAAATCATTGCTGAAGCAATGGATCGCGTTGGTAAAGAAGGTGTTATTACGGTTGAAGATGGCCAAGCACTAGAAGACGAACTAGACGTTGTTGAAGGTATGCAGTTTGACCGTGGTTACCTATCTCCTTACTTCATCACTAACCAAGAAACGGGCAGTGTTGAATTAGAATCACCGTTTATCTTATTAGTAGATAAAAAAGTATCTAGCATCCGTGAATTATTGCCAGTACTTGAAGGCGTAGCGAAAGCATCTAAGCCACTATTAATCATTGCTGAAGATCTTGAAGGCGAAGCGCTAGCAACATTAGTTGTGAACAACATGCGTGGTATCGTTAAAGTTGCTGCTGTTAAAGCACCTGGTTTCGGTGACCGTCGTAAAGCAATGTTACAAGATATTGCGGTATTAACGGCTGGTACAGTTATCTCTGAAGAGATTGGTATGGAACTAGAGAAAGCAACAACTGCTGAACTAGGCCAAGCTAAACGTATCATCATTACTAAAGATGAAACGACTATCATTGACGGTATCGGTGACGATGCGACGATCAAAGGTCGTGTAGCGCAAATCCGTAAGCAAATCGAAGATTCATCTTCAGATTACGATAAAGAAAAACTACAAGAACGTGTAGCTAAACTTTCTGGTGGTGTTGCGGTAATTAAAGTTGGCGCAGCAACTGAAATCGAAATGAAAGAGAAAAAAGCCCGCGTTGATGATGCTCTGCACGCAACGCGCGCAGCAGTTGAAGAAGGCGTTGTTGCTGGTGGTGGTGTTGCACTTGTTCGTGCTGCTGCTGCAGTTCAAGGTCTTGAAGGCGCAAATCAAGATCAAACAGTCGGTATTAAAGTTGCACTAAAAGCAATGGAAGCACCACTTCGTCAAATCGTGCAAAATGCCGGTGATGAAGCATCTGTTGTTGCTAACAATGTACGTGCAGGCGAAGGTAGCTACGGTTACAACGCAGGTACTGGCGAATACGGCGACATGATTGAGATGGGTATTCTTGACCCAACTAAAGTAACACGTTCTGCACTACAATTTGCAGCATCGGTTGCTGGTCTTATGATCACAACTGAAGCGATGATTGCAGACGCACCTGTTGAAGGCGGCTCATCAGCTATGCCTGATATGGGCGGTATGGGTGGAATGGGCGGCATGATGTAA
- a CDS encoding methyl-accepting chemotaxis protein has translation MKMTIKIKLIATVCVALLAVSSFFIISMLNIEKSVLAAEKQNVSTQVESVIKNNLRGQVDTITLSLADLYEQSKVENIKAELRTEITTFKQTITKMYEASNSQEEAKLAIFAFINNYQWGNGRYIFAYDADTVINMANGEDRNIIGRSSYDATDNKGVFYARHIVESARKGEVGFSSYYFSNPVTRSVEEKLSVSFYFKPLNIVVATGEYISTLKQDNIDTALKNIVAAKYGKNGYFWIQDTKGKILAHTNSALVGQTVKNTRDAISALSGNSDAFFLVEFENPATNKTENKITYVRKIMPEWRWIIGTGAYESDVTSIQESLTDATKAIFGAEVSRSLGFAAVLFVLSVLASIWVVNKIVKELVVLKTRIDTLSTGEADLTSRLVITSDDEVADISHSVNTFIGYLQSMMLEISQASGHITDGIKQIHTQSERNSLALNNHTAETELAVTAITEMSTTADIVAQNAVQTAANTQSATDEGMASKITVTEASNSVMALVTEMETASDSIHTMNNNTQQIATVLEVIGGIADQTNLLALNAAIEAARAGEQGRGFAVVADEVRSLAARTQDSTAQINDMLTTLRRDASIAVDVMDETKQSCEQVADNASRVAESLDIMTESIVVINDLSVQIATASEEQSSVTEEITRNMHTIQGMVQELTANGQETTESTQNLAAANEQLAALVNKFKLS, from the coding sequence ATGAAAATGACTATTAAGATTAAATTAATCGCAACCGTGTGTGTTGCATTACTGGCGGTGAGCAGCTTCTTTATTATCAGTATGTTGAATATTGAAAAGTCAGTGCTTGCAGCAGAAAAGCAAAATGTCAGCACTCAAGTTGAAAGTGTAATCAAAAACAATCTGCGGGGGCAAGTTGACACCATCACATTATCGCTTGCCGACCTTTACGAGCAGTCTAAAGTTGAGAATATAAAAGCGGAGTTACGCACTGAGATCACGACGTTTAAGCAGACCATTACTAAGATGTATGAGGCGAGTAATTCACAGGAAGAAGCCAAGTTGGCTATTTTTGCCTTTATCAATAATTACCAATGGGGTAATGGTCGGTATATCTTTGCCTATGATGCCGATACCGTTATTAATATGGCTAACGGGGAAGACCGTAATATCATCGGTCGCAGCAGTTATGATGCCACTGATAATAAAGGTGTTTTCTACGCTAGACATATCGTGGAATCAGCAAGAAAAGGTGAAGTTGGTTTTAGCAGTTATTATTTTTCAAACCCAGTTACACGATCGGTGGAAGAGAAATTATCAGTATCATTTTACTTTAAACCGCTAAATATAGTAGTCGCCACCGGTGAATATATCAGTACCTTAAAACAGGATAATATTGATACAGCGCTTAAAAATATTGTTGCGGCTAAGTATGGTAAAAACGGATATTTTTGGATCCAAGATACTAAAGGTAAGATCCTTGCGCATACTAACAGCGCGCTAGTTGGTCAAACTGTGAAAAATACCCGAGATGCAATATCTGCTCTGTCCGGTAATTCAGACGCATTCTTTTTAGTGGAATTCGAAAATCCAGCAACCAATAAAACGGAGAATAAGATCACCTACGTACGCAAAATCATGCCTGAGTGGCGCTGGATTATTGGTACTGGGGCTTACGAAAGTGATGTTACTTCGATACAAGAAAGTTTAACTGATGCAACTAAAGCGATATTTGGTGCCGAAGTTTCTCGCAGTCTCGGCTTTGCAGCCGTGTTATTTGTGCTGTCGGTGTTGGCATCTATTTGGGTGGTGAACAAGATAGTTAAAGAATTAGTCGTGCTAAAAACACGTATCGATACCCTGTCTACTGGCGAAGCTGATTTAACTTCGCGCCTTGTGATCACGTCTGATGACGAAGTGGCTGATATCAGCCATTCGGTCAACACCTTTATCGGTTATTTGCAGTCTATGATGTTGGAAATTTCACAGGCTTCGGGACATATTACCGACGGTATTAAGCAGATTCATACACAATCAGAACGTAATAGTCTGGCACTAAACAACCATACCGCAGAAACCGAACTTGCTGTTACTGCCATTACAGAAATGAGTACGACGGCTGATATCGTGGCGCAAAATGCGGTACAGACAGCAGCGAATACTCAGAGTGCGACAGATGAGGGTATGGCCTCTAAGATAACCGTGACAGAAGCATCCAACAGCGTAATGGCACTGGTTACTGAGATGGAAACGGCCTCAGACAGTATTCACACTATGAATAATAATACTCAGCAAATCGCTACTGTGCTAGAAGTTATCGGCGGCATTGCCGATCAAACCAATCTGCTTGCGCTTAATGCGGCTATTGAAGCAGCGCGTGCTGGTGAGCAGGGACGTGGTTTTGCGGTCGTGGCGGATGAAGTGCGCTCCCTTGCCGCTCGTACGCAAGACAGCACTGCTCAAATTAATGACATGTTGACTACACTGCGTCGTGATGCTTCTATTGCTGTTGATGTGATGGACGAGACTAAGCAGAGCTGTGAGCAGGTTGCCGACAATGCCTCACGAGTTGCAGAGAGCTTAGATATTATGACCGAGTCAATTGTGGTTATTAATGATCTGAGTGTGCAAATTGCGACTGCATCAGAAGAGCAAAGCTCGGTCACCGAAGAGATCACTCGTAACATGCATACCATTCAGGGGATGGTGCAGGAGTTGACAGCAAATGGACAGGAAACTACAGAAAGTACCCAAAACTTGGCTGCGGCAAATGAACAGTTGGCTGCACTGGTCAATAAATTCAAACTGTCTTAA